In Populus nigra chromosome 1, ddPopNigr1.1, whole genome shotgun sequence, one genomic interval encodes:
- the LOC133697696 gene encoding uncharacterized protein LOC133697696, with the protein MKLVWSPETASKAYIDTVKSCEVHQESSVAELISAMAAGWNAKLILETWSQGGILATSIGLAIASRHTDGRHVCIVPDELSRSQYEEAVGEAGISPEIIIGEAEEVMEGLVGIDFMVVDSRQRDFAGVLRVAKLSSRGAVLVCKNASSRNESSFRWRSVVDDGSRRLVRSVFLPVGKGLDIAHVATSGGSSSNSGKGESRWIKHVDRQSGEEYVIRK; encoded by the exons ATGAAGCTAGTCTGGTCACCTGAAACAGCCTCCAAGGCCTACATCGATACTGTCAAATCT TGTGAGGTTCATCAAGAATCCAGTGTCGCTGAGCTTATTTCAGCCATGGCTGCAGGATGGAACGCCAAACTTATACTAGAAACATGGTCACAAGGTGGAATTCTTGCCACGAGTATTGGTCTAGCCATAGCTAGCCGCCACACGGATGGAAGACACGTTTGTATTGTGCCTGATGAACTATCAAGATCGCAATATGAGGAAGCCGTGGGAGAGGCTGGGATATCCCCAGAAATTATTATTGGGGAGGCAGAAGAGGTTATGGAGGGGCTGGTAGGCATAGATTTTATGGTGGTGGATTCACGGCAAAGGGATTTCGCTGGAGTATTGAGGGTGGCAAAGCTGAGCAGCCGGGGTGCAGTTTTGGTGTGCAAGAATGCTAGTTCAAGGAACGAGTCAAGTTTTAGATGGAGAAGTGTTGTTGATGATGGATCGCGACGACTTGTGCGTTCTGTATTTCTTCCTGTAGGGAAGGGTCTGGATATTGCACACGTAGCCACCAGTGGGGGAAGTTCTAGTAATTCAGGCAAGGGTGAAAGCCGATGGATCAAGCATGTCGATAGACAATCAGGGGAGGAGTATGTCATCCGAAAGTGA